From Algoriphagus sp. NG3, the proteins below share one genomic window:
- a CDS encoding alpha/beta hydrolase has protein sequence MKLYTVAIFLVFISFSLEQVHAINPDREYILNPDSVGWNYEQLLIKTMDGYQLNSWIYEANKKNDKDTVLILAYPDAGNMSYFVYHSAVLADAGFTVVTFDYRGFGESDDFEIQREYLYYTEFALDLEAVVDSISLKFQNKKIGILGMSMGTTIASRAYPEIKNQIDFIIGEGFVTDPPAIVNYYKGKGKSILLPEDPELYLESVQSIACPMLILTASNDEVTTASASFRLQKILGATCQSTIYEGQHLTGFQVDYDDKGFGGWYIEQLENFLENV, from the coding sequence ATGAAACTTTATACCGTAGCTATTTTCCTCGTCTTTATTTCCTTTTCACTGGAACAGGTACATGCCATTAATCCCGATCGGGAATATATCCTAAATCCGGACTCAGTGGGATGGAATTACGAGCAACTACTTATCAAAACCATGGATGGCTATCAACTGAACTCATGGATCTATGAAGCCAATAAGAAAAACGACAAAGATACTGTCCTGATTTTGGCTTATCCTGATGCAGGTAATATGTCTTACTTTGTTTATCATTCCGCGGTTTTAGCCGATGCAGGCTTTACGGTGGTCACGTTTGACTATAGAGGTTTTGGGGAAAGTGATGATTTTGAAATTCAGCGGGAATACCTGTATTACACGGAATTTGCTTTGGATTTAGAAGCAGTAGTGGATAGTATTTCCCTCAAATTCCAAAACAAAAAAATAGGAATCTTGGGAATGTCCATGGGAACTACAATCGCTTCAAGAGCCTATCCTGAAATTAAAAACCAGATTGACTTTATAATCGGTGAAGGGTTTGTGACGGATCCCCCTGCTATTGTGAATTATTACAAAGGCAAAGGTAAAAGCATTTTGCTGCCCGAAGACCCGGAACTGTACCTGGAATCCGTCCAGTCCATAGCTTGTCCAATGCTGATATTAACCGCATCAAACGATGAAGTTACCACGGCTAGTGCATCGTTTAGACTTCAGAAGATTTTAGGTGCTACTTGCCAAAGCACAATATATGAAGGACAACATCTTACTGGATTTCAAGTAGATTACGACGATAAAGGTTTTGGAGGTTGGTACATTGAGCAGCTCGAAAACTTTCTGGAAAATGTATGA
- a CDS encoding acyl-CoA dehydrogenase → MKNPDLFNNELASKAENLGRLPGEWLEKIYTEKWFKLFVPKDLGGLGCTLPEALKIEEKLAKLDGSLGWTVTLCTGAAWFVGFMEESLRNEIFPDTKLCLAGSGFVGGKANLVGDKYIISGSWTYASGALHATHLTANCEIFEEGNAVMDKKGEQVVKAFLLDRKDVEILDGWNYMGMIATGSHAFSCENLKVSLNRCFEILPEKAQLTDSVYQYPFMQFAEATLAANILGISLHMKELIEQSFWKRHGYREYDKKHLKYFCKLFSQQEEKLKEVRHEFYHQVNASWDELEKNGKIDSSRLKKISKVSRKLTQKCREINSKLYPFSGLEAAKTHTELNRVWRDFNTVSQHSLLIFPF, encoded by the coding sequence ATGAAAAATCCAGACCTATTTAACAATGAACTGGCGAGCAAAGCTGAAAACCTAGGACGTCTTCCTGGAGAATGGTTAGAAAAGATATATACCGAAAAATGGTTTAAGCTTTTTGTGCCAAAAGACTTGGGAGGACTTGGTTGTACGTTGCCCGAAGCCTTGAAAATTGAAGAAAAACTGGCAAAGCTGGACGGTAGCTTGGGCTGGACGGTGACATTGTGTACAGGAGCAGCCTGGTTTGTAGGTTTTATGGAAGAGTCTCTTCGTAATGAGATTTTCCCCGACACCAAACTTTGTCTGGCAGGAAGTGGGTTTGTAGGAGGTAAAGCTAATTTGGTCGGAGACAAATACATCATTTCCGGCAGTTGGACTTATGCATCGGGAGCCTTGCATGCGACACATCTCACTGCCAACTGTGAGATTTTTGAAGAGGGAAATGCAGTAATGGATAAGAAGGGCGAGCAGGTGGTCAAAGCTTTTCTGCTGGATCGGAAGGATGTGGAAATACTAGATGGCTGGAATTATATGGGAATGATAGCCACGGGTAGCCATGCCTTTAGCTGTGAAAATCTAAAAGTATCACTAAACCGTTGCTTCGAGATTCTTCCCGAGAAAGCCCAATTGACTGACTCCGTTTATCAATATCCTTTTATGCAGTTTGCCGAAGCTACGTTGGCAGCAAATATTTTGGGGATTTCTCTTCATATGAAGGAATTGATCGAACAGTCCTTCTGGAAAAGACATGGGTATAGAGAATATGATAAAAAGCATCTCAAATACTTTTGTAAACTTTTTAGTCAGCAGGAGGAGAAATTGAAAGAAGTACGGCATGAGTTTTATCATCAAGTCAATGCTTCATGGGATGAACTGGAAAAGAATGGAAAAATAGACAGCTCCAGATTAAAAAAAATAAGTAAAGTAAGCCGAAAACTAACCCAAAAGTGCAGAGAGATTAATAGTAAGTTATATCCTTTTTCCGGATTGGAAGCGGCCAAAACCCACACAGAACTCAATCGGGTTTGGAGGGATTTCAATACGGTGAGTCAGCATTCGCTGTTGATATTTCCGTTTTAG
- a CDS encoding rhamnogalacturonan acetylesterase: protein MKFKIPLHFLSLLILSFAFTAFQQQTQKKKTLYLIGDSTVRNGGEGNLQRGWGNFLQEFFDSTKLEVSNQAMAGRSTRTFIKEGRWDKVLETLKPGDYVIMQFGHNEGSVPDTTKAGYRGVLRGNGDDTKELTWPDGTTETVHTYGWYLEKFIRDTKAKGATPIVASMIPRNKFQEGEVERANQDFGKWAMEAAKKQGALFIDLNSIVADQYDKWGQEVVKGLFERDHTHTNEAGARINAWSVTEGIRNLEECSLKDYLTKDKPTLFLIGDSTVKNGQGDGAGGLWGWGDFIDPYFDKDKIKVQNHALGGTSSRTFQTYGHWDKVLEKLEPGDYLIMQFGHNDSSPLDDEARARGTIKSAGLEAEHIYNPITKRQETVYSYGQYLRQMILAAKAKGVTPIVCSLIPRNNWKDGKVITAETDYSLWAKQVAEDTGTAFIDLNQLVADQYNQLGEEYVKAHFFNDTDHTHTIEEGAELNASIVVEAIKTISENDLKRFLR from the coding sequence ATGAAGTTCAAAATCCCATTGCATTTCCTGTCACTTCTTATTTTATCATTTGCTTTCACCGCTTTTCAGCAACAAACTCAAAAGAAGAAAACGCTCTATCTAATCGGTGACTCTACGGTAAGAAATGGCGGAGAAGGAAATTTACAACGTGGCTGGGGCAATTTTCTGCAGGAGTTTTTTGACAGCACAAAGTTAGAAGTGAGTAATCAGGCCATGGCCGGAAGAAGCACCAGAACTTTTATCAAAGAAGGAAGATGGGATAAAGTCCTCGAAACGCTAAAGCCGGGAGATTATGTCATCATGCAATTTGGGCATAATGAAGGAAGCGTTCCTGATACCACCAAAGCGGGTTACCGTGGCGTACTTAGAGGCAATGGTGATGACACTAAGGAATTGACTTGGCCTGATGGCACCACAGAAACAGTTCATACTTATGGATGGTATTTGGAGAAATTCATTAGGGACACCAAAGCGAAAGGTGCTACACCCATCGTGGCTTCCATGATCCCAAGAAACAAGTTTCAAGAAGGCGAGGTGGAAAGAGCAAATCAGGACTTTGGGAAATGGGCCATGGAAGCGGCCAAGAAACAAGGCGCACTCTTCATTGACCTCAATTCAATAGTAGCTGACCAATATGATAAATGGGGACAAGAAGTCGTAAAAGGCCTTTTTGAACGAGATCACACCCATACCAATGAAGCGGGAGCCAGAATCAATGCTTGGTCAGTGACAGAAGGAATACGTAATTTGGAAGAATGTTCACTCAAAGACTATCTGACTAAGGATAAGCCTACTTTATTCTTAATCGGTGATTCCACTGTAAAAAATGGCCAAGGAGATGGAGCCGGAGGACTTTGGGGGTGGGGAGATTTTATCGATCCGTATTTTGATAAAGACAAAATCAAAGTACAAAATCATGCACTTGGTGGCACAAGCAGCAGGACGTTTCAGACCTATGGACATTGGGACAAGGTGCTGGAGAAATTAGAGCCCGGAGATTATTTGATTATGCAGTTTGGGCATAATGATTCAAGTCCGCTGGATGATGAAGCCAGAGCCCGTGGCACGATCAAAAGTGCAGGATTGGAAGCTGAACACATTTACAATCCCATCACCAAACGTCAAGAAACGGTTTACTCCTACGGTCAATACCTACGTCAGATGATTTTGGCAGCCAAAGCCAAAGGAGTCACTCCTATAGTCTGTTCGCTGATTCCCCGCAACAACTGGAAAGATGGCAAGGTCATCACAGCGGAGACGGATTATAGCCTTTGGGCTAAGCAAGTCGCAGAAGATACCGGGACGGCTTTTATCGACCTCAATCAACTGGTGGCGGATCAATATAATCAATTGGGCGAGGAGTATGTGAAAGCACATTTCTTCAATGACACCGATCACACCCATACGATTGAAGAAGGAGCTGAATTGAATGCCAGTATTGTGGTAGAAGCCATCAAAACTATTTCTGAAAATGATTTGAAGCGTTTTCTCAGGTAA
- a CDS encoding DUF2071 domain-containing protein: protein MREIDEIFNSTSHRPFEIPEGNWIYYQEWNRALFLHWTVPFELLRQCVPSNLNIDTFDGNCYISLVAFTMEKIRPRLLPSIGYLSDFDEINVRTYIDNDDKKGVYFLNIEAGKSISAFVAKTISGLPYEKAKTHRKDNLYNSENIKKGFRLNAEFEIGQEIDNKTELDKWLTERYCLYLDKDNRLYRYDIHHKEWELKNLNIKNLNLNYKIGAIDLHERQLLNLTHYSDGVKVIAWKRQKL from the coding sequence ATGAGAGAAATAGATGAAATATTCAACAGCACATCCCACAGACCGTTTGAAATTCCAGAAGGAAATTGGATATACTACCAAGAATGGAACAGAGCTTTATTTTTACATTGGACAGTCCCTTTTGAATTATTAAGACAATGTGTTCCTTCAAATTTGAACATAGACACTTTTGACGGAAACTGCTACATTTCTTTGGTTGCTTTTACCATGGAAAAAATAAGACCAAGATTATTGCCTTCCATTGGATATCTATCAGACTTTGATGAAATCAATGTTAGGACATACATTGACAATGACGACAAAAAAGGAGTTTACTTCTTGAATATTGAAGCAGGTAAATCTATTTCTGCTTTTGTTGCAAAAACAATTTCAGGATTACCCTATGAAAAGGCAAAAACCCATCGGAAAGACAATTTGTACAATTCAGAAAACATAAAAAAAGGTTTTAGACTAAATGCAGAATTTGAGATTGGGCAAGAAATAGACAACAAAACGGAACTTGACAAATGGCTTACAGAACGTTACTGCTTATATCTTGACAAAGACAACAGGCTTTATCGTTACGACATTCATCATAAAGAATGGGAACTAAAGAATTTGAATATTAAGAACTTAAACTTGAATTATAAAATTGGTGCAATTGATCTACATGAAAGGCAGCTGCTAAACTTGACCCATTATTCAGATGGTGTAAAAGTAATTGCGTGGAAACGACAGAAACTATGA
- a CDS encoding glycoside hydrolase family 28 protein, which yields MKSITFFSHSKNIFYLLFCLAAGTMQGCNSKTSDTVTEVAKEADPWDLLPSIRAQIVAPEFKDQDFLITDFGAKEGGKFKNTDAFAAAIKACSEAGGGRVVVPAGTWLTGAIHLKSNVNLHLEDDAVIQFSRDDKDYLPVVFSRWEGMELMNYSPFIYAFGQENIAVTGKGILDGNSDMENWWWWCGAKHYGWKEGMGRQTEARTLLHQMVADEVPAEERIFGEGHYLRPQFVQFYKCKNILLQDIKLINSPMWNIHPVLSENITIERLRIETLGPNNDGVDPEACKNVLIKDTYFDTGDDCIAIKSGRNQDGRNIGVASENFIIEGCTMKEGHGGVVIGSEISGGAKNIFAQNLVMSSENLDRVLRIKTSSKRGGTVENVYMRNVKVGKYKEAAVRFNMFYEEEGDHIPQIRNVIVENLQVEDGGKYAVMIDAYEDSPVENFQMINSTINGVDELFKTNHFKDVKFTNVTMNGKEVKELVKTEE from the coding sequence ATGAAGTCAATTACATTTTTCTCCCATTCAAAAAATATTTTCTATTTGCTCTTTTGTCTTGCTGCAGGTACGATGCAAGGCTGTAATTCCAAAACATCCGATACGGTAACAGAGGTTGCAAAAGAAGCGGATCCTTGGGATTTGCTGCCTTCAATCCGTGCACAGATTGTAGCTCCCGAATTTAAGGATCAGGATTTTTTGATTACTGATTTTGGAGCCAAAGAAGGAGGTAAATTCAAAAATACGGATGCTTTTGCGGCAGCTATCAAGGCTTGCAGCGAAGCCGGGGGCGGAAGAGTGGTTGTGCCTGCGGGAACATGGCTCACGGGAGCGATTCATCTGAAATCAAATGTCAATTTGCATTTGGAAGATGACGCGGTGATTCAGTTTAGCCGGGATGATAAAGACTATTTACCGGTTGTGTTTTCTCGCTGGGAAGGCATGGAGTTGATGAATTACTCGCCTTTTATTTATGCTTTTGGGCAGGAAAATATAGCTGTCACCGGAAAGGGAATACTGGATGGGAATTCGGATATGGAAAACTGGTGGTGGTGGTGTGGGGCAAAGCACTATGGATGGAAAGAAGGAATGGGGCGGCAAACCGAAGCCCGGACTCTTCTTCATCAAATGGTGGCTGATGAAGTGCCTGCCGAGGAGAGAATCTTCGGAGAAGGCCATTATTTGCGTCCCCAGTTTGTACAGTTTTACAAGTGTAAAAACATTCTACTTCAGGATATAAAACTGATCAATTCACCCATGTGGAACATTCATCCTGTGCTGAGCGAAAACATAACGATTGAACGCTTGAGGATAGAAACCTTAGGGCCAAATAACGATGGTGTAGATCCTGAGGCCTGCAAAAACGTGTTGATCAAGGATACGTATTTTGATACAGGCGACGATTGCATTGCTATCAAGTCTGGCAGAAATCAGGATGGCAGAAATATAGGAGTGGCCTCAGAGAACTTTATTATCGAGGGATGCACCATGAAAGAAGGCCATGGCGGTGTAGTCATCGGCAGTGAAATCTCCGGTGGAGCGAAGAATATCTTTGCCCAAAACCTAGTGATGAGCAGTGAGAATCTGGATCGGGTTCTTCGTATCAAAACCAGTTCAAAGCGGGGCGGAACCGTGGAGAATGTCTATATGAGAAATGTGAAGGTGGGTAAATACAAGGAAGCTGCGGTACGATTCAATATGTTCTACGAAGAGGAGGGAGATCATATTCCTCAGATCAGAAATGTAATCGTGGAAAACCTGCAGGTGGAAGACGGTGGTAAATATGCCGTGATGATAGATGCCTATGAGGATTCACCGGTGGAAAACTTCCAAATGATAAACAGTACGATCAATGGTGTAGATGAGCTATTTAAAACCAATCACTTCAAGGATGTCAAGTTTACTAATGTGACAATGAATGGCAAAGAGGTGAAAGAGCTGGTGAAGACAGAGGAGTAG
- the rhaM gene encoding L-rhamnose mutarotase produces MPRKLAFRMKLIPGFEEEYERRHREIWPELVALLKDTGIIDYQIFLDKETSSLFAFQVIAGEANSQDLGSTEIVQRWWKYMADIMDTNPDNSPVSVELTHVFSLK; encoded by the coding sequence ATGCCAAGAAAGCTAGCCTTCCGGATGAAATTGATCCCCGGTTTCGAAGAGGAATATGAAAGAAGACACAGAGAGATTTGGCCCGAACTGGTCGCTTTACTCAAAGACACTGGAATCATAGATTATCAGATCTTTTTAGATAAAGAGACTTCCAGTCTTTTTGCCTTTCAGGTGATAGCAGGTGAAGCCAACTCGCAAGATCTTGGCAGCACAGAGATAGTCCAACGCTGGTGGAAATATATGGCTGATATTATGGATACCAACCCTGACAATTCCCCGGTTTCTGTAGAACTGACCCATGTGTTTTCATTAAAATAA
- a CDS encoding glycosyl hydrolase, giving the protein MRILLTYTGILFIFFFSSADIFAQDEPEQSNPWPEITQTAKPWTRWWWMGNAVDETNLSNLLDTYHEAGLGGVEIAPIYGAKGYEDRYLDFLSEDWLGMLDYTVTKAHSRGMGVDMTQGTGWPFGGPQVSVENAATRMVIQDYEKENGLKLATPILFQKKKENQPDAKLIAVMAYDENKHAKEITEYVDAEGKLTWDEAGDWKIKAIFLDKTGQMVKRAAPGGVGFTLDHFSKSAVDTYNSHFQKAFSGKDFGFRAFYNDSFEVYGADFTPNFFEEFEKRRGYDLKEYLPYLESEENLDIVRRVKSDYRETINDLLLNNFTRNWTSWAHNQSKLTKNQAHGSPGNLLDLYAAVDIPECETFGSSYFPIPGLRRDSADIRNVDPDPIMLKFASSAAHVTGKNLVSLETFTWLGEHFKSSFAQMKPEVEQAFLAGVNHIFYHGVTYSPEDVSYPGWLFYASLNLTQQNSLWPHFKGFNDYIARSQAILQAGKADNELLIYWPVYDVWAEPKGRMEMITVHAVDEWLHPTEFYKQSKKLMDAGYSLDFISDDMISKSKVKNGIINTSPENSAQVLIIPETEFMPMQTFRNILKLAEDGANVIFQSKPKTIPGLYSDQNSNEDIFNQLWEAIGFKDGNSKVGKGQLFLSNDLTETLEYLGVYRETLVDSGLGFIRRKAEDGASYFLVNHSAETISQSLILNSRASSAVLLDPLTGKSGTIPVVSKPEGTEVKLHLKSGESIFIRTYEDSTGMAIPSWTDYSNPVNSTDISADWTLDFDQGQPTIPSSQTLEKLASWTNQGDAAADDFSGQATYTSEFDFRKNEGKYYMLTIDKVYESAKIWINGSYAGNMWSIPYQLDVSEFLQDGKNTIKIEVANLMANSIRYLDRNGIEWRNYHEINFVNIDYKPFDASKWKTMPSGLDGNIEILEFD; this is encoded by the coding sequence ATGCGTATCCTACTAACCTATACAGGAATCTTATTTATTTTTTTCTTTTCCAGTGCAGACATATTTGCCCAGGATGAGCCGGAACAGTCGAACCCTTGGCCGGAAATCACACAGACTGCCAAACCCTGGACACGCTGGTGGTGGATGGGAAATGCAGTGGATGAGACGAATCTTTCCAATCTCTTGGATACCTACCATGAAGCTGGACTGGGAGGTGTGGAGATCGCACCTATCTATGGAGCTAAAGGATATGAAGACCGATACCTTGATTTTCTTTCGGAAGATTGGCTGGGCATGCTTGATTACACAGTTACCAAAGCCCATTCACGGGGCATGGGAGTAGATATGACGCAGGGCACAGGCTGGCCTTTTGGTGGCCCACAGGTAAGCGTGGAAAATGCTGCTACTAGGATGGTGATACAGGACTATGAGAAAGAAAATGGCCTGAAGCTCGCTACTCCGATTCTTTTTCAGAAGAAAAAAGAAAACCAGCCCGATGCAAAACTCATAGCAGTGATGGCTTACGATGAGAATAAACACGCCAAGGAAATCACAGAATATGTGGACGCTGAGGGGAAACTAACTTGGGATGAAGCCGGAGATTGGAAGATCAAAGCCATTTTCTTGGACAAAACAGGCCAGATGGTAAAGCGGGCAGCGCCGGGAGGCGTTGGATTTACCTTGGATCACTTCAGTAAATCGGCAGTTGATACATATAATTCGCATTTCCAGAAAGCATTCTCGGGTAAGGATTTCGGTTTCCGGGCATTTTATAATGATAGCTTTGAAGTATATGGAGCAGATTTTACCCCCAACTTTTTTGAAGAATTCGAAAAGCGTAGAGGATATGATTTGAAGGAGTATCTGCCCTACTTGGAAAGTGAAGAAAACTTGGATATAGTGCGGAGAGTAAAATCTGACTACCGGGAAACCATCAATGATCTCCTACTGAATAATTTCACAAGGAACTGGACAAGTTGGGCTCACAACCAATCCAAATTGACCAAAAACCAGGCTCATGGTTCTCCCGGAAATCTGCTCGACCTCTATGCCGCGGTGGATATTCCTGAATGTGAAACCTTCGGATCAAGCTATTTCCCTATTCCCGGTTTGCGAAGAGACAGCGCGGATATCCGAAATGTAGATCCTGATCCCATCATGCTAAAGTTCGCTTCCTCAGCGGCACATGTGACAGGCAAAAATCTGGTTTCATTGGAGACCTTTACCTGGCTGGGGGAGCATTTTAAATCCTCTTTTGCCCAGATGAAACCCGAAGTAGAGCAGGCATTTCTTGCGGGAGTCAATCACATTTTCTATCATGGTGTCACCTACAGTCCTGAAGATGTCTCCTACCCCGGTTGGTTGTTTTATGCTTCACTCAATCTTACTCAGCAAAATAGCCTTTGGCCTCACTTCAAGGGATTCAATGACTACATTGCCAGATCACAGGCAATTTTGCAAGCAGGAAAAGCGGATAATGAACTGCTGATCTACTGGCCGGTCTATGATGTCTGGGCCGAGCCGAAAGGGAGGATGGAAATGATCACAGTACATGCCGTGGACGAGTGGCTGCATCCTACGGAATTCTATAAGCAATCCAAAAAACTGATGGATGCAGGCTATTCGCTTGATTTTATTTCGGATGATATGATTTCTAAATCAAAAGTGAAAAACGGGATAATTAATACTTCACCAGAAAATTCTGCCCAAGTATTAATCATCCCTGAAACTGAATTTATGCCGATGCAGACCTTTAGAAATATTCTTAAACTGGCAGAAGACGGGGCAAATGTGATTTTTCAATCCAAGCCTAAAACAATCCCTGGGCTATATTCTGACCAGAATTCAAATGAGGATATTTTCAATCAGCTTTGGGAAGCAATTGGGTTCAAAGACGGAAATTCAAAAGTAGGAAAAGGCCAGCTATTCCTTTCCAATGACCTGACGGAGACATTAGAATACCTGGGAGTGTATAGAGAGACTTTGGTAGATTCTGGATTGGGCTTTATCAGGAGAAAAGCCGAAGATGGAGCTTCATATTTTCTGGTAAATCATAGCGCAGAGACAATTTCCCAATCCCTGATTTTGAATTCAAGAGCAAGTTCAGCGGTGCTTTTGGATCCTCTGACAGGCAAATCCGGAACTATTCCGGTAGTCTCCAAGCCTGAAGGGACGGAGGTCAAACTTCATCTTAAATCCGGGGAATCCATTTTCATCAGGACTTATGAAGACAGCACGGGTATGGCTATACCATCATGGACAGATTATAGCAATCCTGTCAATAGCACGGATATTTCTGCTGATTGGACGCTAGACTTTGATCAGGGACAGCCTACAATTCCGTCATCTCAAACTTTGGAGAAACTGGCTTCTTGGACAAATCAGGGAGATGCCGCAGCAGATGATTTCTCCGGTCAGGCTACTTACACCAGTGAGTTTGATTTTAGAAAAAATGAAGGAAAGTATTATATGTTGACTATTGACAAGGTGTATGAAAGTGCCAAAATCTGGATCAACGGATCGTATGCGGGCAATATGTGGAGTATCCCTTATCAACTTGATGTCAGTGAGTTTTTACAAGATGGCAAAAACACCATCAAAATAGAAGTTGCCAATCTGATGGCAAATAGCATACGGTACCTGGATAGAAACGGGATAGAATGGAGGAATTACCATGAAATCAACTTTGTGAATATTGATTATAAACCATTTGATGCGAGCAAATGGAAAACCATGCCTTCTGGGCTAGACGGGAATATCGAGATTTTAGAATTTGACTAG
- a CDS encoding sugar isomerase, which yields MKLTSDQIQDQNLLKLSEHARNFEFLAASLDKKGYNVEELISKLQELQIAIPSWALGTGGTRFGRFSGGGEPATLIQKIQDVGILHALNQSSNAVSLHIPWDIPNDYQSIKESASEVGIGFDAVNSNTFQDQANQENSYKFGSLANSEAVVRELAVEHNKQVIEIGEKLGSKALTVWLADGSSFPGQHSMRKSLENTHLSLQEIYKAVPDDWKLLIEYKPYEPYFYSTVIQDWGTSFLLANKLGKKAYTLVDLGHHLPNTNIEQIVATLMTEGKLGGFHFNDSKYGDDDLTVGSIKPYQLFLIFQELVKGFEETNNPPLSWMIDASHNLKDPMEDLIQSVQAIKLAYAQALLVDSKSLEAAQETHDVTGAQEILQDAYRTDLRPLLAEAIRRSGGAIDPIQAFRKLKVRESLINERGLKSVASGL from the coding sequence ATGAAACTTACATCAGATCAAATACAAGATCAGAACTTATTAAAATTAAGCGAGCATGCCCGAAACTTTGAATTCCTGGCAGCAAGCCTGGACAAGAAAGGATACAATGTAGAAGAGCTGATATCCAAACTTCAGGAATTACAAATAGCTATCCCAAGTTGGGCGCTGGGAACCGGCGGAACCCGTTTTGGAAGATTTTCCGGTGGTGGGGAACCCGCAACATTAATCCAGAAAATCCAGGATGTTGGAATCCTCCATGCCCTAAACCAATCCAGTAATGCTGTTTCACTTCATATACCATGGGATATACCCAATGATTACCAATCCATTAAAGAAAGTGCATCGGAAGTAGGAATCGGTTTCGATGCCGTCAATTCAAATACTTTTCAAGATCAGGCCAATCAGGAAAACAGTTACAAATTCGGCTCCTTGGCAAATTCCGAAGCCGTCGTTCGTGAATTGGCAGTAGAGCACAATAAGCAGGTAATCGAGATTGGAGAGAAATTGGGTTCAAAAGCATTAACAGTCTGGTTGGCGGATGGAAGCAGTTTCCCGGGTCAGCATAGCATGAGAAAATCTCTGGAAAACACACATTTGTCCCTGCAGGAAATCTATAAAGCCGTGCCTGATGACTGGAAGCTGCTGATTGAATACAAGCCTTATGAACCCTATTTCTACAGCACAGTAATTCAGGATTGGGGAACTTCCTTCCTGCTGGCAAATAAACTGGGCAAAAAGGCCTATACGCTTGTGGATCTTGGTCACCACCTGCCCAATACAAATATTGAACAGATCGTGGCCACACTCATGACAGAAGGAAAATTGGGCGGATTCCACTTCAATGATTCCAAATATGGGGATGATGATCTGACTGTGGGCAGCATCAAACCATACCAGTTATTCTTGATTTTTCAGGAACTGGTGAAGGGTTTTGAAGAAACCAATAATCCCCCACTTTCCTGGATGATCGATGCCAGTCATAATCTGAAGGACCCTATGGAAGACCTGATTCAATCCGTTCAGGCAATTAAGCTTGCTTATGCACAAGCACTTTTAGTGGATAGCAAATCTTTGGAAGCTGCACAGGAAACCCATGATGTGACTGGAGCGCAAGAAATATTGCAGGATGCCTATAGAACCGATCTTCGCCCCTTGCTTGCTGAAGCCATACGAAGATCAGGTGGAGCAATTGATCCAATTCAGGCGTTCAGAAAGCTTAAAGTAAGAGAATCACTGATCAATGAAAGAGGCTTAAAATCAGTGGCTTCAGGCTTGTGA
- a CDS encoding acyl carrier protein codes for MGKYSQLRKITQVFGEYGIVLTGARKHDHFIFDLRMDKIFLNGLIFELEYALNKELEDHKVFQVNAPSQLIAFLLD; via the coding sequence ATGGGAAAATATAGCCAACTCCGAAAAATCACCCAAGTTTTTGGCGAATACGGAATAGTATTGACAGGAGCACGAAAACACGATCACTTTATCTTCGACCTTAGAATGGACAAAATCTTCCTGAATGGATTGATTTTCGAACTGGAATACGCCCTTAATAAGGAGCTGGAAGATCATAAAGTTTTCCAAGTCAACGCTCCTTCCCAATTGATCGCTTTTCTGCTCGATTGA